ATTGGTGAGATTCACCATGCCACTAAAAACCCTAATCATATTGCTAAGCAGAAAACAAGGAAAAAAAGAGTATTTCCACTTACTCTTGGGGACCCAAAATTAATTATGACTTTCTTTTGGTATATTATGACTTGATTATGCTAAATGCATTTCCttcttagatatatatatatatatatataaactgtttCACCTTTTGCAGCCGCCACCATGGTCCGTTTTGCAGGAAATAAGAACTCTTATGTCCCCCTCTCAacaccaaataaataaataaaactcattaatttttcatataaaccCCCTTAAATCTTTCCAGGGCTAGCTTAGACTCAATGATAAGGGTGTTACTATCGAAATCTAAACTTTTAAAAGTCCAAATCACTAAAGTAGCCTCTCCAAGTATGTAGCTATGAGTCTTTACACCACGTCTAGCTCGTCCCAAAGTGTGCTAGCTTTGACTCAATGACAAGGGTGTTACTATTGAAATCTaaacttcaaaaatttcaaatcaCGAAAACAGCATCTCTAAGTATGTTAATATGACACTGTCTACCACGTCTAGCCTGACCCGAATTGTGCAGTGTCAACAGTTTTGAAACCTGGTATCATTTGGGGAGCAGGGAGCAGAACTCTGAAAACCCTAATCAGACCATCTCAGCCGCCACCATCAACCCTTTTGCAAGCCCACACATAATAGACAACTGGTGAGTTGCACTGATCATGAAAGTAGGgaaaaaagaaatagaattgaaaaaataaaggagaaaaaaagATTCTCCCAAGaaagtaattaaattaaatatgtccACATAATGTGGCAATCACTAATCAGAAGCCAGCCAAATTCCCACTCACTAAAGCTCAAAGGCACAGTACCAAAACACATATTTACAAGCACATGACAATAGAAATTCCAACCAAACCACATCTACCAGAAATGCCATTACTATGCACAATTCTGATCCTAACTCTGTAATTTCCCATCCTAGTCAGTCAATGACTCCGGAATCCCCTCTCTAGCAAGCTATAAAAAATGGGCCTTAGAAAGCAAAAAGGTTTTCATGTTTCAGTTTTTGGGAGAGTCCAAGCTTCCAACGGTCCCTTCACCTTCCACGGGAGATAATGGAAGTTTGCTTCCAAAACCCATCTTCTTCACATCTTGGCTTGAGCAAATAAATATCCTCCTCACAATGCTACAGAATTCCCTGAAAATAAAATAACAGTGAAGATTGGAATATGCACTGGATTCATGAACAATAAAAACATTTTGATTTACAAAAGGCAGTTGTGAAGATTACTTACGGCCAAGGGTCGTCACCCATGAGCATCATATCCCCTTCGTCATCAGTATAGACAATTTCCCACTTATTCCGAGGGCAAAGCTCCCCTTTAAGTTCAAACAAAACCTCCAGTTCAGCTATAAGCTGACCATACCCACTCAAAGCAGTCAAGTCCACAGCCCGACCAACTGCGATTCCCTGCATTTGAACCTTTTTGGCGTATTTGCCCACCAACACCACAAACATTGAGTTCAGTTACTCGAGGAATGGATAAAAATCTAAATGGAGTTCACAAACTATTGTAAGACAAAACCTATTGGCCTCTGGTTACAAAACTTAATAAATATACCTTTGTGCGACTTCTGGTAGATGTAGAGCAACTCTGCCTGCTCTGAGCCTCTTTTGGTGACAGTTGTAGCTGTCCACGTTTCTTTTCGTTTGAAGCCTTTGAAATGTCAGACTTCTGGCTTGAATCAGCAGCCGATGGGGTACTTGGGACATGTCCTTCAGCATTTCTGCTAGATGCACTGAATTGCTGTCTGGGTGCCTTTTCAACAGGAGACGGGCTGGTGGAGTGGTTCATGAGATCTATACCAAACAATCGGCAGCAAGTTGCAATCTcaactttctttcctttttcaatCAGGTCAAGCATAGGGTCACTATTCAACTTTGATGAAAGTATAGATGAATAGCCTGAGTAAGTGGGCCAGGCAGAGGCACTTCTATTCTCCTCCATTGTGTCCTGGAAAAGATGCGGAGAAATACTAGTATGGCAAGAAAGCCAGCTCTCCTCAGTCCTAGTCCTGGATATGCAACTGCTGTTATTGTTGAGGAAGGTGCCGCTAATCTCTGATGGTCTATGAAGCCAAGCGACatgattttcatttctttttccttCACTTGTGCCATTCAGTTGGCTTAAATCATGTGACTGGATCAGTCCTGGATTCCATGCACCAGTAGCTTCCACAATCCAGATAAAAAGAAGTTAAGACTTATCCTTGTCCCATCCACCTagttaaagttaaaaatgaagcAAGAAAAGTTCCCTCACCATTAAATGGGATTTCAATTCCTGATCGAGACTTTTTGTTCTTTACCACTTCGGATTGAGCTAGGGTTGGAGGAACAGAAGCCACAAAAGGTTCTATCTCCCACGGTGAAACTCTATTAGGTCTTGGTATTGTTGTAGGTTCATCCCATTGGACCTATGAAAAGGAGGGGGGGACGGAGGAttgattttttagattttttttttattttttatttttttaaaaaaagggaaagaaattctatagaaaccaaaaaaaaaagttcaaaaaaaaaaaaaaatcaaccttCAATGATCGCCATTTAGAATCTTTCCACTGAGGAGAAATATCCTCAACCCCAATTATTGTGCCAGAAAACCTATCAATCAAACATAAAGAAAATTACTTATTGAGGATCAGTCCACATAATAACAAAGAGCAAGCACCTGAGGATGGGAAATCTACTACCTCCTCTCAGGAGAATCCTCCCCCTCAAATCTCATCTTGAATCTCATGCCAACTGCAAACCCGTGTTTAATGGCTTCTAAATATTTCCTCATGCTAACAATGAACTGACTCGTTCtgattatttacaaattacaccAGATCATGTGAAAATgcaaatgaaaattaagaaatccATTGGTAATTATTCCATATAAAGATCAACATAAGTTTCATGTTAACTGAAAAATAGCTAAATACCATACCTTGGCTTATAAAAGACAACAAACAGTGTTTGGGTAGAAACAGCATGAGATGCAGTTGCAAGCACTCCTAAGTGCATACTCTGACTTGAAATCACAGAAGAAGGCATGCTGCTAGGTTGACGAGCGAAACGCCTTACTCCAACACGTAATTCCCCATTGTCCCCCCTAAATAATCAATTTTAAGTTAAAGCTATACATCAAACAGATCCTTAACCAAAAATCAAATGAGGGGAATACTACTTACTGGCTCTAACAAACAAACAAGAGTAAAACTAATACCTCATGAATATGAAAGAATCCCCAGCAACTAATCTCTTCGAAGTAACAAATGTACTCCATCCTGTTGTAAGCAAATGCCGCCGGGGTTGACCTGTTTGTTTACTCAGAACACATGAATCTGTTTCTTTTACATTTTTCCAtcatttaacaatttaaaacaCCCATCTCTTCCTAAGTTAAGAATGAGCATGGCAGTATCACAAGGACAAAATTGCAGGGTAGACTAGACATCCATTACCTCTGAAAATATGCTTAAATCGCCACTCATAACCATGAAGATCCTTCGCAACCAATTCCTGAGTTGGGGTTTGCTGAGTCATGTCctgaaaaaggaaattaaaacaaaattaaataaagaaaaacaaaatctTGGAAATTTTAGATACTGGAATCAAAAAGTTGAGGATAGTGCACATTACCAGGGGAGGGAGGCATTCATTCGCATGTTTCCGAAGTACAGAGAACCCACCATGGGTACTAGTGTCAGAGGCTGTTAAAACCTTGCAGAAGGAGTGAATGGTTGGTCTCGGAGGTACGGGACAGCATGGTTCAGGGCTCATAGGCTCGGTTTGCTGTAGATGTTTTACAAAATTAAAACATAAGGCATGATGCTAAGTGATATTTTTGGCTGTTTCAAGATTGCCACAAAAAATTAATAGTCTCTTACATCTGCTTCTGGCATTAAGGTGATTTGTGCATAGACTTCATCAGTTTCTTGTTCCGCCTACACACATATAGCAAAAATCCAAAACCTCCATTAACAAATCAACCCTTCCACAGTAAAATATATCCATCTAGAGCTCCATTTCGCCTCCAATAAAATGcaggaaatgaaaagaaaataattttttgaatgcAATAATATTTTTCTAGATATTTGGGAAGCCCCAGCAGACAAATTCCTGCACTCAACCATGCCCAATAAACTGTTTTGAGGCAAACACTTCATTTCCCGGAAACCAAACAACTtgctattgcaagattcaaaattTCTATTTTCCCCAGTTTTCTTCTATTTTCTCGGAAACCAAACAAAGAAGAAATACAAAAACTAGCAAGAGATTCTTCACCTGCAACTGGGTATGAACGACCCGACAAAGGATCTTCGAAGGGAGATTGAACAGTGGAACCCTCTGGCTCAGCTCGTGATTTGTTGACGCTTCTAACTGCACCCGacccaaaaacattaaaaaaaaaaaaattcatcccaaataacaaaaaggaaaaatcttTCTTCTTTTCCATAACAAGTAAGTGAAGAGAAATTAAAACACTCAACAAAACAGGAAAATAATAATCCCAAACTAAAGAGCAGTGGAAAAGGAAAATCTTTGTTCTTCTTCGTAGTGAGAAAGTGATCTGTTGAAGCTTCCAACaacacccaaaaccataaaaacctCAACCCAAACTACAAAAGAGGAAAATCCTTTTTCCTTCCCATGACAAGAAAGTGAAGAGAAACTCAAGAACACGCAACAAAGCAGAAAAATAATAACCCAAAACTAAAAAACATTCTGAAAAATAACTCCATTAATCACTTACCTGCTCCATATGCCCCTGAGGAAAATAAAAAACCTTCTCGCCTTGCGTAGGAACTTCCACCAGCGGACCAGCACAAGCCCTCCATAGTTCTACATACAGATCATCTGTAACCAAGCACCCAccatcaaatcaaatcaaaaaccACAAAATTTCCGACACACCCACTTCATAATCCGCAAAAATAATCGGCGATTCTACCTTCGGCGGAGAAATTTGGCTGCGAAAACGACCCACCCAGATTCGCCATCGCGCAAGCCGCGAGGATTACTCAACAACAAatctgaaaataaagaaaagctaCTCTCGTCTAGGCTTGTCTCATCAATCAGACATCATATACTTTACTCCGTACTGCTGCTGCATTATATGCACATAATTGCGATCATTAAACCCCAATAATCACGAAATAAAACCGCTGGTTTAAGcgattaaatgaaaaaaaaaaacaagtgatAAAAGAACTCCGACTTTTGATTCTTCAGCGAACGATCCGCAGAACCCCCTCTGAAACTGAAACCCAGTTCCCTTCTTCAGCTTCAATGCTCTCTGTCTTTCTCCCGAAAACGTCGTTATGGTTTCCGAAATCCCTATGCAAATTGCAATGCCTCTTATTTATTATATGGgttttgcctctctctctctctctctgcggtGTCTCTGCACTGATCTCACACTGCTGTAACGCCAACTGTAGTAACCGGACCTAACTAACCGCGGTTAGATCATAACCTGAGTTAACTGTTCCCTTTAACGGGGAAGGcagatttttcttcttcttcttcttctttttttccaaccacaaaaatataatttgtaCTTGAAAATTTATGCCCGATATGCCCTAAAGAGATTTTTGAGTTTATTAAAGCTAATACACTATAACTTATAATACCTTATTGAAATTAAATAGAAATTATTCATTTGATATTCATAGTAACTCAGAACAAATGATAGTTTACTAAAGTCaggtttcataatttttttaaatattttttatttatagtaATTTCATACATGAGTGAAGAtaatttttatatgtatttgtttgattatttgtaaatttatttattttttatttaaaattgtgaAAGAGtaaggaattttttaaaataatgtgGGGAAAATTGTACTAAAAAattatcttcatttttcttgttaTTAACAGGAGAAATTAAAATTTTCGTTCAAAAGTTcttgaaatttaaatatatatatatataataaaaataatctttaaattttacttttttttactaagctttaaaaaaaataattgtttACTTCGACACAATCAATTAACTGAACTAAAATTTTACTTGATTGAATCTTTATTTTTCTCTGAATTTTAAtaacaaatgaaaaataaataaaaagttataaTACGGCGTTAGAAGATCTCTAAATAATACGCTAAGAGCAAATAATCCTTAAAAACTATCAATGGAGATCGAATTGCAAATTCTTAATTTTATATGCTAATAAGCCCCAAATTTGCAATGACATCGTCACATTGATTTTCTTCCTAAAATACttctaaatataaaatgaaatcTACTTAGACATGTCTAACTCAATCGATACATCTCGTGACCCA
This window of the Malania oleifera isolate guangnan ecotype guangnan chromosome 6, ASM2987363v1, whole genome shotgun sequence genome carries:
- the LOC131157004 gene encoding auxin response factor 9, with translation MANLGGSFSQPNFSAEDDLYVELWRACAGPLVEVPTQGEKVFYFPQGHMEQLEASTNHELSQRVPLFNLPSKILCRVVHTQLQAEQETDEVYAQITLMPEADQTEPMSPEPCCPVPPRPTIHSFCKVLTASDTSTHGGFSVLRKHANECLPPLDMTQQTPTQELVAKDLHGYEWRFKHIFRGQPRRHLLTTGWSTFVTSKRLVAGDSFIFMRGDNGELRVGVRRFARQPSSMPSSVISSQSMHLGVLATASHAVSTQTLFVVFYKPRTSQFIVSMRKYLEAIKHGFAVGMRFKMRFEGEDSPERRFSGTIIGVEDISPQWKDSKWRSLKVQWDEPTTIPRPNRVSPWEIEPFVASVPPTLAQSEVVKNKKSRSGIEIPFNATGAWNPGLIQSHDLSQLNGTSEGKRNENHVAWLHRPSEISGTFLNNNSSCISRTRTEESWLSCHTSISPHLFQDTMEENRSASAWPTYSGYSSILSSKLNSDPMLDLIEKGKKVEIATCCRLFGIDLMNHSTSPSPVEKAPRQQFSASSRNAEGHVPSTPSAADSSQKSDISKASNEKKRGQLQLSPKEAQSRQSCSTSTRSRTKVQMQGIAVGRAVDLTALSGYGQLIAELEVLFELKGELCPRNKWEIVYTDDEGDMMLMGDDPWPEFCSIVRRIFICSSQDVKKMGFGSKLPLSPVEGEGTVGSLDSPKN